ATCGATTCCACATCCGATTCCTGCGTACTGTGGATGTACTTGCTTTCAACCACCCAAATGCTTACGCCTTCATTTCTACGTGTGTACACATCTCTGGCGTTGCTGATGGCCATTTCTGCATCTGGGGCATGAAGGCTTCCTGCATGCTTATGGCTCAATCCTGCCTTGCTTCTTACGAATACCTCCCAAAGAGGCCAGTCTTTTCTTTCCATTTAGTTCAATTTGGCCTCCCCTGACCCCT
The nucleotide sequence above comes from Flavobacteriales bacterium. Encoded proteins:
- a CDS encoding 1,2-phenylacetyl-CoA epoxidase subunit B is translated as MERKDWPLWEVFVRSKAGLSHKHAGSLHAPDAEMAISNARDVYTRRNEGVSIWVVESKYIHSTQESDVESMFDPNEDKIYRHPTFYDIPDEVGHI